The sequence CTTGCATTTTTATAGAGTCCATTTATCAATCATAAGCAGATGCACACCGTAAGTGTACACTACCACCGGTCTGGGAACCAATTTTAGCCCAGAAAGCGACGATCGCTGAAAGAAACTCATACAATTCCATCCCAGATCCCCCCAAAATCTCCTCAAATATCTTGTTTCTGAATCCACAGTTGCGTACAAATGTTATTGTTAGCTAGCTGCTGAGTTTGCTAGATAGTACTGGTGTTAAATATACACACACGATGCGTAACATGGCAAGCTCCGCCCCGCCGAAAGGCATCGCCGCCATAGTAGGCGTCGGTGCCAAGCTCGGCCGGTCTATTGCCCGGAAATTCGCGCATGAAGGGTACACTGTCGCCATTCTAGCCCGCGACCTAGGCCAGTAGTCTCCCTACATATATACAATTACTTTCTCCACCACTTCCACCTCATTTACATacgtatatatgtatatacccGTTACCCAGATCGATGCTGATTTAATTGTTACAGGTAGACTGTCAAGATTTGCAGATGAAATAGCGAGAGAAGAGAAAGCGCAGGTATTCGCAATCCGAATCGATTGCTCCGAGTCCCGAAGCATAAAGGATGCATTCGAGGGGGTTCTGTCTCTGGGTTTCGTAGAAGTTTTAGTGTACAACGTTTACCATCCAATATCGTGGATCCCCACCAATTTTGCCGATATCAGGCTCGATCACTTCGAGAAATCCATCGCCGTCTCCGCCGTCGGTGCATTCCATTGTGCCCAACAGGTACTTGGTGCACTCCAAATCAAACATTTGGAAGCTGTTACTGAATATTTTGAGAAAATCGCAGGTGCTTCCGGGCATGGTGGATAGAGGAAGAGGGACGATTCTCTTCACCGGCTGCTCCGCTTCTCTTTACGGGATTGCTGGCTTCTCCGACTTATGTATGTCATCAATATAATTAGTAGCTAGCTTTTTTCAACGCcattaattaattcttttttcTGTTTACTCTTTGCTTATTAACAAAATAACTagtgaaattattatttatgatatgtgtaaactttaaaatatttatttaatcttCAATCAGTCAATTGACTTAAAGAAATACTAATTGGTAGACATGATCTTTTAAGTGTTTTTCAATTAAGATCGACTATATATGCttttaatgttaaaatgataAGCTACGTTAGATTCTGATCAGAAGTGATAGTTGACGAATTGTATGACTTCTTTTGGTGGAAAAAAAATCCCATTCAAGCACCTTTTTTAGCCAAGACacttttaaacaaaaatattaaatatgtttgtactttaaaaaaaatttctatccAGAAATACTCAAAATTTTTGTTCTATTTGATATTGAGCTCTAATAGAATTCAAAATATGCTTTGCATGTACAAAATTTACTATGACATCTGCAAGATCTTATTATACTTGCAAGATACAATTGAGCTACGACTCAAATAGAACATGATCAACTAATGTAAAAGtgatcaaatttcaaatttattttttggaaaaatcaCTTTCGAAATTGTTATTTGATCAAACAGACTCCCCTTATTTGTTCACCTTGGCcgctaaaaaaattatactctTTAAATATGTACacgtataattaatttaaaggaTTCTTTTCGAATTCTTGGTTTTGTTGCCCTAGTTATTAATACTAAAGCATACTCTTAATTTTACAAAGCACTTAAAATTtgaaacataaatttaatttgttgttattattattgctatatgtattAACAGGCTGTGGCAAGTTTGCTATGAGAGGGTTAGCTCAATGCCTGGCCAGAGAATTCCAGCCTCGGGGAGTACATGTGGCTCATGTCATCATCGACGGCATAGTCAGCAACCCTAGgtaatttttccttctttttttaaaaagttacattctcttaATTTTCTTTTCCTACGTGGGATTTTCCGCAGTCTGAATGATTCATGATGATCCACGAGATCCCTATAGAATCTTGTCACTTTTGCCCCCATGCCGACtagaatatatatacatatatatacacaccaCATTCTTTTCAGCAAGGAGCAACTAGATCTACCATTTTCCACTGGGTCCACCCACCATCTTTCGGTTTCGTGGCATATCTGGATGCCTTTCGTTATAGCTAATTTTGGTATTTTGACTGCAGGGGTACAATCCAACCTTCTTCGCAACTAAGATCCTCAAGTAGTTCTTCGGTCGGGGAGTCACATGCAGGAGCAGGAGACGGGTCCATGGACCCGGATGCCCTTGCTCAAACGTATTGGCAATTGCACGTTCAGGACCGATGTGCCTGGACCCAAGAAATCGACCTTCGACCCACCTCAGTCCCATGAAAAATATAGAACTCTAGGTGGTCTGTTGCTGCATATACGTACGTATCATTCTTAGATTGGATTTGTATTTTTATACATTATGATCATATGATCACTAGTGTAACGTGTAATGTTTGTAGGACTTAATTGGTATGAACATTCATTTTTGTATGTTGCTTGTAACGTAGCTAGCGGCCACTCTCGAATCTGTCTAGGGACTCTGGTTTCTTGATTACTTAATGGCAACCTGGACCAAAAACACAAATTTCtcttttcaatatatatttaaaaactttCAAAGAATGATTGTGATATGAAACTCAGGACATGCACACATTTCCAAAAACCAGtatatcaaattattattaacaaaaaacaGGCGACTTCGGAAGAGGACATCGTCAGGCCCTTCTGTTTCTTTTTACaacataaaaaaagaaaaaaaacatcggaaaatgaaatttacataatataaaaaaaataccagCATCCTTTCTTCTCCATAACATTAAATCCCTCACCCAATCTAAAATACACTTAGAAAGTTTCTCAAACTAACAGAAACTTTTTTAAGTTAATACAAGAGGTTAACCTTAAAGGTAATACAAGAGATTAATGTTAGGAAGTGGTTGTGTTCTTCTCAAAATTCTGGAACAGAACAACGGCAACAATTCTTTAAGCCGAGGCAAGGATAAATCCTTTATCCGCAAGACGATATTGCCCGTATACAAGTGCTCCACGTTAACAGCAATCGTCTCTACGATACAACGACATATCTCAAGATTAGCAGCACAACAAACTCTTGATTGCAATGAACAAAAAAATTGCAATAACTTTCAAGTGAGTAAGCAGAatttataactttatttttcGCCTCTTGGCGGATAAAAGATTTATCATTGACTCGGCTTAAAGAATTGTTGCTGTTGTTCTATTTCAGCCTTGTCTCGGCTTAAAGAATTGTTGCCGTTGTTCTGTTCCAGAATTTCGAGAAGAACACAACCACTTCCTAACAATTAAGGTATACCTGGATTTTCTCGATGCTGGCAGGTTTCAagtttttctttcctttttcctttctgattttttatttgctttttaattttttaatatttttatttcacattatgatataagaacttaaaatttatttaattaatattttataaagatattaattttattcgaaaatcttttatttacgtaaataatttatttataccAGCGGCGGTAGCAACGACCATAACAGTCTTCTGGGAAACAATGACTCTCTCAAATAGGCAGCCCATGTTTGTTGGTTGTCGGCCGAAAAGAATGATTGCTATAGGGCCTACAATCATCCTAGTCCAAAAGTAATGGACTCGTCTAAGACCATTTAGGTCAAAACTTAGGcccaataataatatttaaagccGTAAAAAGGACTAGAGCAAATAAACTAACACACGAGGCCTCCATTTTGGTGAGTTGAAAAATCACAAACCTAACTCACCTAATAACTAGCCGGGCGGGTCGGCCTAGTcaattttgaataatatattaACGAAATAGGACGATCAATTTCCCTGTTTAATAACTAATATTTATGTCATAAAATGTACAATAATATGATCTTGTTTGGACTCTAATAGGTGTTGACACCTGGTTCTGTATGTGGTCCTCAAACTCATATCCaccgaaataaaataaatataaaaatcaggaactatatatatatatatataaatgaaacaGATTAATTTAATTTCCTTGGGTTGCAGTTTGCCATTTTTGAAGGATTCCTTCCAACTGTGAGAATCACATGATTTTTCGATTCTGAGAAaccttttcaaaataataataataatcgatAAAGCTTCACAAACCAAGAATCTTCTCCTGTTTGTTCAAAGCACGCTTACTTCACATTGTCTCCATAACTGCTAATTCAAATCTTTGAGCATATCAACAAGGTTCTGTCATTATATatactagttactctgcacacgCGATGCATGTGTATACaatcttttttttatcattatcgatgtaataaagtgaaatttgataaattatggagagactaaattgatatttgtattgttgaaataaaaaaaataaaaataaaagtgtgtattgaattttttttttaaaaaaaaacaaaaacaaaagtgtaaaattagtatcatataagggtaaagttggaagaaaaaattggtGTCTTTGCTAGGTAGTTACTATtatgtcctcaactttaataaaatagactAGATATAGAAGATGACATGTGTCTGGACACTATAATATTATCATGATATTCAAACGTAGTTAAAAATTAtttggccaaaaaaaaaaaacatacacaaAATCCGTCTGTAAATTTAAGGGAGTGTTTGCAATCTCTAAAAACAAAAACACTTCCTAAATATTTGTTATAACCTAGTATTTTCTTTGAGAGCATGTATGATACATTGGCgcttttagtataaaaagtcATATATATTGTACTAAAAATCCTAATTAAGGATCAGAGATGTAGATTTGGCATTtaacaatatatttaaaattatataggGTGGTGTTGTGTCGGTATTTTCTCATCGATAGACGTTATTTGATCTGACAATAAAAAACAATCAAAAGAAACATGATTTGTCAGGAATTAAGTTTTTGTAAGGGCATCACAGGGATATTAAACTTCCATTTGTCAAATTTAGCATAAATGAAGCCTAAGACTAGATATTCGGTGTATGAAAGTGCCTACAAAATATGTCgcaaattttgttttaaaaaaaatggggaggaaatattttttaatttgatgatatatatataaaataaaaaatctgggCAGAAAAGTGgtactataaaatattatatataccaAGGACATTTTAAGTGAACCAaatcaaacttaaaaaaaaaacccaagacagttgtatatatatgatataattaattgCCTTAAGAAAaagattatattaaattatattctaAGATATTGTATAGCCCAAATCTTCTTCGTGTAATGTGAATCTTCTCGAATATCAAGAAAATTATAGGATTGGTGGATTGAGcatcatgcaataaaaaaaataaatgattaaattaataatactcCAACTAATTTGATTATATAATGATATCAAATCTACAGCATAAACCATGCACAGATAATTAATTACTTAACATCTAAAAATTCTTCCACAACCCTCACAATTACAACAAACCATAAACTAATTAAACacacttaattaactgaaaaggaaaaacaaaatgATGCTAAATTCACCCATATATGATATTCCACATTCCAAATGACAGCAAAATAATAACCTTAATTAACCCTAGCTAGCTTTGTAAGTGAAACTAATGAAGTATTTATCGATGTTGATATATATCATACGTTACacgaaatatttgaaattcaccGCATTAGTTAATTATCGTTCGATAATAAAGTTTATATGGAGTACCCGATTATAAACTTTACGATCAAATGATAATTAAGTCATGGGCGCATATAAGCGGTTTCGTGCAACATATAATTGATTGTAAATAAGGATTTAGGTCACTTAAGGATATGCACCATTTGTAGTAGGCCAAGAACTAGTTGAATTGCAGAAGCCCATTTCAGCTCCGGCTATGGGGGCTGACTCGAAAATAGGGGAGGAAGAAGACGACGACACCATGCTTCCAAGAATTACCGGCGGTTCATTTTCAGGATAAAAATTTGTTGAAGATGTGAGCTTTTGATACAGTTCTTGAATCCCATTATTTTGAACTTCACCGAGAATAATGGCTTGGTTTGCTTTAGCTTGGTGCTGATTGTTTCTGTGGAAAGAATTTGACAGACCGATAGATGGAACCTGGATCGGGCCTAAAGGGTCGAATCCCAAGGCCCGAGAGTGAAACACACTATTGGAAATGGAACAATCTGTCACCAAGTGTGATCCAAACAAACCACCTTCTACTTTTCCAGGATTGGAGAGTGGATTAGGACTAGGGTTTTGGTTTGCTCTGAGTAAAGAAAGTATGTGAGAGTTTTGAGGGGTTGCCCATGAAATAGGGCTTTGAGTGAAAGCATCAACGTGCTCAAATCCACTGAAAAAGGTTGCTTTCCCCATCTCTGGTGAGAGAGTTTTCAACTTTCCGGCACCCGAAGACTTCCCAACCGCCGCAGCTATGGTGGTGCTCTTGTTCTTCCGGCATCCACCTCCAATGGGAACGTTGCGCAAGGCCCCACCTTTAGTCCAGTAGCGGCGGCAAGTCTTGCAGAAATGGCGTGGCTGAGTGAGGTTGTAGTTGTTATAATAACAGAATTTCGTGTTGGAAGAATCGCATCGTGGACATCTCAGATTCTCCATGGAAGCCGCAGCTGCTGCAGTGGTGGCAGCTCCAGCAGAAGAAGAGGGTGACGGAGTACTGGAAGATGAAGGAGAAACCGAGCCATCAAGAAATCCTCCGTTAGGTTTAGAAATTTTGGATCTTTCTCCACCAATCAATCCAACATTGTCTCCCCCTAGAAGCTCTTGAATCATCTTGTTCTATTCTTTGTAGATCTACAAAAATTCAAGATAACCAAGAAATTTAAAAGCAGTTATTTATTAGTCCTTTTTAGTAGGAAAAGATGAAGAAAGTTGCTACATAGATATAGGGTTTTTtgtgtttgttattattatttactcGTGATTGTGAGAAAAGAGAGATAAGGAAACATGAAAATGGGAGCTTACCTTTGTTTCTTTTCAGTTGAAATTAAAGGGTTTTGATATGTTGAGCCAAAAATGTATGGGGGAAGGTAGACGAACAGAAGAATTTACAATAGAAAATCTTTTATATTGGATGTAATTAACAATACAAAGGGACAAGCTACTTTGTCCACTTTCGAAAACAAAAACTTGagtctttttgtttttggatCAGTAACATACATaattctattatatatatatatttttttatataattgattTCACATTCATTTCATATCTCACATATGCTGATCACTTAATAATATGAAAAGTAATTGGATTATATTTTCATGTACTTAGCAGCTGTCGTGAAGCTCATAAATATTggttcagttttttttttcttctcacaTATGTCAAATAATAGTCACGAGACATTTTTTCCCTAAATAGGTCGACGATCCGCGaccaattatttaatttcttccCTTCCCCAAATGTCTCTCTTTCCCTTCTTTTAGCATAgatcaatatattaaattacTATATATTCAATTAACTAAGTCtatgtcatattattattattattattattattattattattattattattattattattattattttactgaTCATCATACGATGTGCATGCAAATATTCCCCAATAATTGAATCTAATAAGCTTCAATTAAAACTATTTGAAGTCTTGCAGCATGTCAAAGTTTAAGCCCTTACTCCATTTTGAAAGTATCTGTATAGAACattaatacacacacacacacaaaaaggAGTGGATCAAATCAATGCATTTTAATTACCGTAGGAAAATAACACTAAATTGTCGTGTAGTTGTCGAAATCAATCCAAATAAAGTTTCCCATGGAATTGTCGAAATCCCATGTGATGTACCCGACAAAACATGCGGCACACTTATATATANNNNNNNNNNNNNNNNNNNNNNNNNNNNNNNNNNNNNNNNNNNNNNNNNNNNNNNNNNNNNNNNNNNNNNNNNNNNNNNNNNNNNNNNNNNNNNNNNNNNNNNNNNNNNNNNNNNNNNNNNNNNNNNNNNNNNNNNNNNNNNNNNNNNNNNNNNNNNNNNNNNNNNNNNNNNNNNNNNNNNNNNNNNNNNNNNNNNNNNNNNNNNNNNNNNNNNNNNNNNNNNNNNNNNNNNNNNNNNNNNNNNNNNNNNNNNNNNNNNNNNNNNNNNNNNNNNNNNNNNNNNNNNNNNNNNNNNNNNNNNNNNNNNNNNNNNNNNNNNNNNNNNNNNNNNNNNNNNNNNNNNNNNNNNNNNNNNNNNNNNNNNNNNNNNNNNNNNNNNNNNNNNNNNNNNNNNNNNNNNNNNNNNNNNNNNNNNNNNNNNNNNNNNNNNNNNNNNNNNNNNNNNNNNNNNNNNNNNNNNNNNNNNNNNNNNNNNNTTTTGAGGATAAAACAGGCTCTTTCAATCCAAGAATTGGAAACAAATATGGCTAGTTTCGAGTTTAAAGGAGCCTTGTACGCTTAAAGAATATGACCCACCACCCTCAAATTACTAGCCTGGAACCGCACTAATTAATGACCCGAAACTTATGGCTTCAATTTGGCTTCACTGCAAATTCAtcgatttcaaaaattaattgaacACACAGATCAACTGGCCTGGTAGATACTATTCATATCGGTAATACTCTCTTCCACTCAGCAgatacatgtgtgttgagtgaTGATTCATGACCACTCATTTATATATCACGCTTGAATAAGTTACCATGATTTATCCGCTCAACACATGTATCATATGTTGAATTGATAAAAATACTATTCATTTGGATATCATGAACAAAACCTTATATTTCGCTAATCATACTGCCACTTTTTCGCAACACGAGGGGATTCATTGTGCTAGCAGCAAGCTAGATATATAGTTCCTTCACAATTTGATTGTTTGTGTGAGCTTTAATTTGTTTGTGCGTGTGCTTGAATCAATCCACGTTCAGTCTCATTATGATTCCAATTATGAAGTACTAGCATTTTTTTCTTtggattaaataaaaaattttgttggaTCCCTTGGTTTTGGTTATATTAAACATTAACTTATTGTATCAGATCATCAAGCTATCTTTACATATATTACATGTACTCGACCATTTTATTGAAGATTCAGAAGAAATTATTCAATTGATCTCAAGATACAAAACTATCCAATCGTTTTAGTCTTAGCAACACATTTGATATTCTCGACCGCTCGAGCATCATAAGACCACTCAACCATTCACTCTACCTCataacatttgaaaaatagTTGAGTAAAGATATCTTTAGATACAAGCCACACGTTCTACCTActttatcagaaaaattatttgactgATCATACACTAAAAACAAGATATCACAAGATCATAATGTTTTCCTAAAAAGACATATATTAGAGCTAATTACTTTTTCTGTCAACGACCGTTTCTTTCCACATGTGAAAAATACCAAATTACTCATTTATTGAAGTGTATTATGaatcaataaaagattatgacAACAATGTTTTTGCATTTACGAGCTTATAGTCAAACGTTGAACAAACAAATGCAAAAAACATTATAAATAGATGATGTCAAGAAGAACTACCTGCAAGATTTTACATATACAAGCTTGCATTCTTTGAATATTCTCTTATCAGATCTACGACTGCTCAACAGTCTGAGCATTAAAGAACATCTATCAgatcatcaaagatcgctcaaAGCTTCTGGAAACTACTCAATCGTTTCAGTCAAGATAATCTGAGTTGCTAGACCGTTTGAATATGAATACTCATTCTTTCTATATTTTTCGTGATATATCAGTTGTGAGACTTTTTGTCTCAACTGTTTATGAGAGTTAATTCAGAATTTCGAATTATCTAATAGATAATGCTTAAGATTGAAACGAGTTGTTAAAAGAATTTGTAAAACCAAAGTGTTctagtaaatttttcttaagtGGAAAAGGAGAGACGTAGAAGGATATTACCAACCGACAATGAACAAGACAAATATTTACAGTATTACTGTAACACGCATGCAACTGACTGTATTCCTTTTTTGAATGAATCATTATGTTCAAGACAAGTATTTATATTTCCAAACTGACTCCAAACTCTTCTCTCATTAATTAGATTAAACTAGCTTGATAGATCAATGTATTGACTCATGAGTTTAATTCTGACAAGCTTTTTAACGTTTataattaggttaaaatattagatctttattaattaactaaaattaaTGTTTTTCTATAATTATCTAtagtgtttttaaaataaatcaagttATCCCTGATTATCTATATGCTtgatttgaatatatttgatcGATTTATCCACTCACCCACCAcccattaattatatatattattcacTGACCACTCTACATTCAACGCATGAAAAGCTGTCTGTCAAATATAACGTGTGATACCAAAAGATTAGTTGGTGATAATGCCGAGAAAAATTAAGGGCACCAAAGGATATACgaacatgataatatatgaaaattttaatatatatattttttttccaaaggaCCAACATGAAATATTGGAACCTactgtaaaaataatattttgggaTATGTATGTCGAATTGTGCACACAGTTAATATTTaggaaaaattgcaatttttttaagTAGAAAAATTTGCAATTTTGATTCTGAATATTGGTTTTATTGTGATTTTGGTCTTTTAAGTAGTCCAATTTCATTCTAAATTTCCCTCAAATTTTGTGCTTTTCTGATATGGTGTTGACTAGATGTTAACATGACATCAGATATTGTTGATGTGTACGATATCACGTCTGTATTCTCgttgaaaaatgactaaaattacgaaatgaaacaataaaaaaatataagagtaCTAAGAGCAGTTTTGgcgatatatataaataatcaaacTCACAAATAGAGAAAGATGCATATATCATGCACTAGCTAACATGACAGATGAAATTGCTTAgactaataatatatatttagcgAGATGCaaacattaattaaaaatgatCAAAATCCTTTGAACGATATGTACATGTTTGGAGAGAAATGTGAAAGCCGAGACCTAGACTGAAACAAAGGTGTGAAAACGAAGAGAGGGAGAAAAAGCTAAGAAGAAAACGGCCACCATACCTTGTTTTTTCATCCATTGTTGGCGACAGTTCAATCACAAGACTTCGGTCCATAAATGGAGAGACCGACCGTAATACTCAGAATTATCGATTTCTTCTTTTCCTCTAtctgttaattttatttcatttaattgtTGCTCAACGTAACCCTTAGACATCAAATTATCTTCAATTCGATCATGATCTCCAGCTATTTCCGACTAAGAAAACCATATAAACACCATGCTAATGCATATAGTTTACAACAATATTTCAGATATTCTAATCATAACTTAATTAAAACGAAAATGAGGGTAATTAAATTTCCTACGTGTGAATAATTATATATCTTGAAATATGAATAAA comes from Primulina huaijiensis isolate GDHJ02 chromosome 17, ASM1229523v2, whole genome shotgun sequence and encodes:
- the LOC140963107 gene encoding uncharacterized protein; this encodes MRNMASSAPPKGIAAIVGVGAKLGRSIARKFAHEGYTVAILARDLGQLSRFADEIAREEKAQVFAIRIDCSESRSIKDAFEGVLSLGFVEVLVYNVYHPISWIPTNFADIRLDHFEKSIAVSAVGAFHCAQQVLPGMVDRGRGTILFTGCSASLYGIAGFSDLCCGKFAMRGLAQCLAREFQPRGVHVAHVIIDGIVSNPRGTIQPSSQLRSSSSSSVGESHAGAGDGSMDPDALAQTYWQLHVQDRCAWTQEIDLRPTSVP
- the LOC140962521 gene encoding uncharacterized protein, which produces MIQELLGGDNVGLIGGERSKISKPNGGFLDGSVSPSSSSTPSPSSSAGAATTAAAAASMENLRCPRCDSSNTKFCYYNNYNLTQPRHFCKTCRRYWTKGGALRNVPIGGGCRKNKSTTIAAAVGKSSGAGKLKTLSPEMGKATFFSGFEHVDAFTQSPISWATPQNSHILSLLRANQNPSPNPLSNPGKVEGGLFGSHLVTDCSISNSVFHSRALGFDPLGPIQVPSIGLSNSFHRNNQHQAKANQAIILGEVQNNGIQELYQKLTSSTNFYPENEPPVILGSMVSSSSSSPIFESAPIAGAEMGFCNSTSSWPTTNGAYP